From the genome of Gracilibacillus salitolerans, one region includes:
- a CDS encoding class II fructose-bisphosphate aldolase: MLITLKENLEMAEKGNYAVGAFNVPTLESARAALEAAEELQAPIILAHAEVHNEIMPLEFIGPILVELAKKASVPVTVHLDHGSRFDLIKQAIDIGFTSVMIDASHLPFEENVREVKKVVAYAKERNVSVEAELGVMTDSTIGGGESYDGAEKSEGIYTDPETAKAFVADTAIDALAAAFGTVHGIYLEEPKLDFDRLEQIYQGTGKPIVMHGGSGLKEEDYTQTINAGVRKINYYSYAAKAGAEAVKHYVNHNEHIFYHDITTVGKNAMKQNYQRAIEIFMN; encoded by the coding sequence ATGTTAATTACACTTAAAGAAAATCTGGAAATGGCGGAGAAAGGAAACTATGCGGTTGGTGCCTTTAATGTTCCTACTTTGGAATCGGCACGAGCAGCACTGGAGGCTGCGGAGGAGTTACAAGCACCGATTATATTAGCGCATGCCGAGGTTCATAATGAGATAATGCCACTGGAGTTTATCGGACCAATTCTGGTGGAGTTGGCGAAAAAGGCAAGCGTACCGGTTACAGTTCACCTGGATCACGGTTCTCGTTTTGATTTAATCAAACAAGCGATTGATATAGGTTTTACTTCTGTCATGATTGATGCTTCCCATTTACCTTTTGAAGAAAATGTGAGAGAAGTGAAGAAAGTTGTAGCTTATGCCAAAGAACGAAATGTTTCAGTGGAAGCGGAATTAGGTGTGATGACCGATTCCACAATAGGTGGCGGAGAAAGTTATGACGGGGCCGAGAAAAGTGAAGGTATTTATACCGATCCGGAAACCGCCAAAGCATTTGTGGCCGATACAGCTATTGATGCATTAGCAGCTGCGTTTGGTACCGTACATGGCATTTATTTAGAGGAGCCTAAATTAGATTTTGATCGATTAGAACAAATCTATCAAGGTACAGGTAAACCAATCGTTATGCATGGTGGTTCCGGCCTAAAAGAAGAGGATTATACCCAGACGATTAATGCAGGGGTGCGGAAAATCAATTACTATAGCTATGCAGCCAAAGCAGGAGCAGAAGCTGTAAAGCACTATGTAAACCATAATGAACACATTTTTTATCATGATATTACTACTGTCGGAAAAAATGCTATGAAACAAAATTATCAACGTGCTATTGAAATATTTATGAATTAA
- a CDS encoding sugar ABC transporter substrate-binding protein codes for MKRKWLLFLFLSVFVLLLAACNEETETNGENDSGDDAGEENADSYTFGYTSMTQNNPFFQVLEEAIREKVEANGDELITTNPAMDVELQINQIEDMIAQDIDAIFLNPVDWEGIRPALVMLEEADIPIINYDTEVKDFEYVTAYVGSDNKNAGKVAGEDLVERFPDGGEIAVLDSPTMNSINDRIEGFMEAIDGHNFEIVAQQDAKGDLETALDITEDILQAHPDIIAIMGGNDPTALGALAAAKSNNVQDIAIYGVDGSPDAKAAIAEGGSFVGTGAQSPISIGESSVDVAYQFLSGEDYEERTPVETFLINEENVEEYGVGGWQ; via the coding sequence ATGAAAAGAAAATGGTTATTATTTTTATTTCTATCGGTATTCGTTTTGTTGTTAGCTGCTTGTAATGAGGAAACCGAAACTAATGGAGAGAATGATTCAGGGGATGACGCTGGCGAAGAGAACGCTGATAGCTATACTTTCGGTTATACATCGATGACGCAAAACAATCCTTTTTTTCAAGTCTTAGAGGAAGCAATTAGAGAAAAAGTGGAAGCCAATGGCGATGAGTTGATTACAACCAATCCGGCGATGGATGTTGAGTTACAAATCAACCAGATCGAGGACATGATTGCTCAGGATATTGACGCGATTTTTCTAAATCCGGTTGATTGGGAAGGGATCAGACCTGCATTAGTAATGTTAGAAGAAGCTGACATTCCGATTATTAATTATGATACAGAAGTGAAGGATTTTGAATATGTGACAGCATATGTAGGGTCTGACAATAAGAATGCAGGAAAAGTAGCAGGTGAAGACTTAGTGGAAAGATTTCCTGATGGTGGGGAAATAGCAGTTCTCGATAGCCCAACGATGAATTCGATAAATGATCGAATAGAAGGGTTTATGGAGGCTATTGATGGTCATAACTTTGAAATTGTTGCCCAACAGGATGCCAAAGGTGATTTAGAGACTGCACTTGATATTACGGAAGATATTCTACAGGCACATCCTGACATTATTGCGATAATGGGTGGAAATGATCCAACTGCATTAGGTGCTTTGGCAGCAGCAAAATCAAATAATGTGCAGGATATTGCGATCTACGGTGTAGACGGATCACCGGATGCTAAAGCTGCTATTGCAGAAGGTGGTTCATTTGTAGGTACAGGTGCTCAATCCCCGATTTCAATCGGAGAATCCTCTGTAGATGTAGCATATCAATTTTTGAGTGGTGAAGATTACGAAGAAAGAACACCGGTAGAAACCTTTCTTATTAACGAAGAAAATGTGGAGGAGTACGGGGTAGGCGGCTGGCAATAA
- a CDS encoding DeoR/GlpR family DNA-binding transcription regulator, translating into MKKTLNRRQYKIYNLLKIEEDVKVNDLAKKFNVAEMTIRRDLEKLEDQGLVKRTFGGAILSANTDITFNHRKTLYVKEKQSIGYSAAQYIQNGDSIFVDAGTTTSHLPRYLSNNLAISLVTNGVNIVSHIHDSNKEKILLGGIYRDSTRSLVGPITQSHLENLYFDKAFLSASGFSVEKGFTNSNSLEVQIKQKVMKQSNEVNLLIDSSKFEKNYLHKIGDLHDIHRIFTEKMPPDSQKIVIKKLGVELVICDSFLQ; encoded by the coding sequence ATGAAAAAGACCCTAAATCGAAGGCAATACAAGATCTATAACTTATTAAAAATAGAAGAAGACGTAAAAGTAAATGATTTAGCCAAAAAATTTAACGTAGCAGAAATGACGATAAGAAGAGATTTAGAAAAACTGGAGGACCAAGGCTTAGTAAAACGAACTTTTGGAGGCGCTATCTTATCTGCTAATACGGATATAACCTTTAATCATCGCAAGACATTATATGTGAAAGAAAAACAGTCAATCGGCTATTCTGCAGCACAATATATACAGAACGGTGATTCTATTTTTGTCGATGCTGGTACAACAACCTCCCATTTGCCCCGTTATTTATCAAACAACCTGGCGATATCACTTGTAACAAATGGGGTTAACATTGTTTCTCACATCCATGATTCGAACAAAGAAAAGATTTTATTAGGTGGTATTTATCGAGATTCCACGAGGTCTCTAGTTGGCCCGATTACCCAGTCGCACCTTGAAAATTTATATTTTGACAAGGCCTTTCTATCTGCTTCTGGTTTTTCTGTAGAGAAGGGGTTTACAAACTCGAACAGCTTGGAGGTTCAAATTAAACAAAAGGTGATGAAGCAATCGAATGAAGTAAATTTGCTCATTGATAGTTCTAAATTTGAAAAAAATTATCTTCATAAAATTGGTGATTTACACGACATTCACCGTATTTTTACAGAAAAAATGCCACCTGACAGTCAGAAAATAGTCATTAAGAAATTAGGAGTGGAACTTGTCATATGTGACAGCTTCTTACAATAG
- a CDS encoding ATP-binding cassette domain-containing protein, which produces MGQSIETPALYPELTARENLKVQAANGGVSERESDELLRLINLSHTGKKKAKNFSLGMRQRLAIASTLITNPEFLILDEPTNGLDLSGIVEMREIIQRFVSERDITVLLSSHLLDELSQVATHYGILHEKLVEKMDGKMDAELNDNWFILKIHLPINRIQL; this is translated from the coding sequence ATGGGACAATCCATTGAAACACCAGCACTTTATCCAGAATTAACGGCTCGAGAGAACCTAAAAGTACAAGCGGCAAATGGTGGTGTGAGTGAAAGAGAGAGTGATGAATTACTTCGTTTAATAAACCTTAGTCATACAGGTAAAAAGAAAGCAAAGAACTTCTCTTTAGGAATGCGACAACGTTTAGCAATTGCTTCCACACTTATTACCAATCCTGAGTTCTTAATCTTAGACGAGCCTACAAATGGACTGGATCTATCAGGAATTGTAGAAATGCGTGAAATCATTCAACGGTTTGTGTCAGAACGCGACATTACTGTCTTGCTTTCCAGTCACTTACTTGACGAACTTTCACAGGTCGCTACACATTACGGTATTTTGCATGAAAAGTTAGTTGAAAAGATGGATGGGAAAATGGATGCAGAGCTGAATGATAATTGGTTTATTCTTAAAATCCATCTTCCCATCAATAGAATCCAATTATAA
- a CDS encoding ABC transporter permease yields the protein MTPLTYENGKESIWFKMSHAVTNFIRENMGILIGLIVLCSFISIINPDFLSTNNLMNVLRQTSTNMYLAIAMTMVIILGGIDLSVGSIIAVTGVVTTLLIAMLGFPVWAAVVAGLLVGMLFGAFNGYVVATTIIPPFIVTLATMNIARGAAYVFSDGKPVRVMSDSFNNIGSGYIGGFLPAPVLYLIIILIIAYVIMNKTKLGRYMYAVGGNPEAAKFAGINIKKIKIIAYSFSGLMAGVAGIVLSSRMFSGQPTAGDMAELDAIAAVVLGGTSMTGGSGKIGGTVIGALIIGVLSNGLNLMGVSSFWQYIVKGIVILIAVYADVIKKRKQ from the coding sequence ATGACTCCATTAACCTATGAAAATGGCAAAGAATCGATATGGTTTAAAATGAGCCATGCTGTGACGAATTTTATCAGAGAGAATATGGGGATTTTAATTGGATTAATTGTATTATGTAGCTTTATCTCGATTATTAATCCCGATTTTTTGTCTACTAATAATCTCATGAATGTGTTAAGACAAACCTCTACTAACATGTATTTGGCGATCGCTATGACAATGGTCATCATTTTAGGAGGGATTGATTTATCCGTCGGTTCTATTATTGCGGTAACGGGTGTTGTCACAACTCTGTTAATTGCAATGTTAGGCTTTCCTGTTTGGGCTGCGGTGGTAGCAGGATTATTAGTTGGCATGCTTTTCGGTGCGTTTAACGGTTATGTTGTCGCCACCACGATTATTCCTCCTTTTATTGTGACCTTAGCTACCATGAACATTGCCAGAGGTGCTGCCTATGTCTTTAGTGATGGAAAACCGGTAAGAGTGATGTCTGATTCTTTTAATAACATTGGTTCTGGTTATATTGGCGGATTTCTGCCAGCACCTGTCCTCTATTTAATTATTATTTTAATCATTGCATACGTCATTATGAATAAAACGAAATTAGGAAGATATATGTATGCGGTTGGGGGTAATCCGGAAGCAGCAAAATTTGCCGGAATTAATATTAAGAAGATAAAAATTATCGCTTATAGCTTTAGTGGGCTAATGGCAGGGGTAGCAGGGATTGTCTTATCTTCGAGAATGTTTTCTGGCCAGCCAACTGCAGGTGATATGGCGGAGTTAGATGCCATTGCTGCTGTTGTATTGGGTGGTACAAGTATGACGGGTGGATCAGGCAAGATCGGTGGAACCGTCATCGGAGCACTTATCATCGGTGTTTTAAGTAACGGTCTCAATTTAATGGGAGTCAGTTCCTTCTGGCAATATATCGTAAAAGGTATCGTTATCCTTATCGCAGTATATGCAGATGTGATTAAGAAGCGGAAGCAGTAA
- a CDS encoding IS110 family RNA-guided transposase, whose product MNPVVGLDVSKGESQLQAFLDKGKPYRKSFSIKHDLNGLGNLLEFLEEVEDAANGNPPSVVLESTGHYHTPVIQFLEEQQYVYIIVNPLISHRAKSSSLRKVKTDAVDAYHLCELFYKEELEPYKKRGIQLLNLRNLTRQQESIAEISAKTKLQLHSLMDQVFPEYRGVFGSLYSKVSLLTLLEFPTSEAVLKMSERELADRIGALCKSRSDLWAIEKAQKLRDAALRNPFKKNLYESHIFNLEVLVTIVLQYQEHLSKIATEIDALANEIEEYHILQSIPGIGEKIAGTIISEVGEIDRFNDAKKLVAFAGVDPSVYSSGKFTASVNRITKRGSNRLRHALYMAVQSGIRDSRKKKTTDDIMARNKRLREFYDKKREEGKPFRVAVIACVNKLLHWIYALLKSRTTFQDIA is encoded by the coding sequence ATGAATCCAGTCGTTGGTCTGGATGTTTCAAAAGGGGAAAGTCAGCTCCAAGCTTTTTTAGATAAAGGTAAACCATATCGTAAAAGCTTTAGTATTAAGCATGATCTTAATGGACTAGGTAACTTACTAGAATTTCTTGAAGAAGTTGAAGACGCAGCTAATGGCAATCCACCTTCGGTAGTTCTAGAGTCAACTGGTCACTATCATACTCCCGTTATTCAATTTTTGGAGGAACAACAGTATGTTTATATTATAGTAAATCCTCTCATTTCACATCGTGCCAAAAGTTCAAGTCTGCGTAAGGTTAAAACAGATGCTGTGGATGCCTATCACCTTTGTGAGCTGTTTTATAAAGAAGAATTAGAACCTTATAAAAAGCGAGGCATTCAGCTATTAAACCTTCGCAATCTTACTAGACAACAGGAAAGCATTGCAGAAATATCCGCAAAAACTAAGTTGCAGCTGCACTCTTTGATGGATCAGGTATTTCCAGAATATAGAGGTGTATTTGGTAGTTTATATTCTAAGGTTTCGTTGCTTACTTTACTTGAATTCCCAACATCTGAGGCAGTTTTGAAGATGAGTGAAAGAGAATTAGCAGACAGGATTGGTGCGTTATGTAAGAGTCGTTCCGACCTCTGGGCAATAGAAAAAGCACAGAAACTAAGAGATGCAGCTCTTCGTAATCCATTTAAGAAAAACTTATACGAGAGTCATATCTTTAATCTTGAGGTGTTGGTGACGATTGTTCTTCAATACCAAGAGCATCTATCGAAAATTGCGACTGAAATAGATGCCCTCGCTAATGAAATTGAAGAATATCATATACTCCAGTCTATCCCTGGTATCGGAGAAAAAATCGCCGGCACGATTATTTCTGAAGTTGGAGAGATAGATAGGTTCAATGATGCCAAAAAGCTCGTTGCATTTGCTGGAGTAGATCCAAGTGTTTATTCCTCTGGTAAGTTTACGGCATCCGTTAATCGAATTACTAAACGAGGATCCAATAGACTTCGCCATGCCTTATATATGGCGGTCCAAAGTGGTATTCGAGATTCTCGTAAAAAGAAGACAACAGATGATATCATGGCACGCAATAAAAGATTAAGAGAGTTTTACGATAAAAAACGTGAAGAAGGAAAACCCTTTAGAGTAGCAGTTATTGCATGTGTTAACAAGCTCTTACATTGGATTTACGCTTTACTAAAAAGCAGAACTACTTTCCAAGATATAGCTTAG
- a CDS encoding RDD family protein, with translation MESVATRKQRFIALLIDWLCISTYLILLLGIMQLVYWLAFNGTPAFSNGQTQLIATLTSVLPVIILFSIMEGGSRASTFGKRIKRLKVSYPDHPIMRSTIRNIAKFLPWQLGHMGVIHGMYHDFNWLAMTLISISMLLAFLYIIMVVIRQDHRHVADLLAGTTVVK, from the coding sequence ATGGAATCTGTTGCTACAAGAAAACAACGGTTTATCGCTCTATTGATTGACTGGCTATGTATTAGTACATATCTCATCTTGCTTTTAGGAATCATGCAATTAGTTTATTGGCTCGCTTTTAATGGAACTCCCGCTTTTTCGAATGGACAAACTCAACTTATAGCTACTCTCACCTCTGTGCTTCCAGTTATTATTTTATTTTCGATTATGGAAGGAGGCTCTCGTGCTTCCACTTTTGGTAAACGAATCAAACGATTAAAAGTAAGCTATCCTGATCATCCCATAATGAGAAGTACGATACGCAATATTGCGAAATTTTTACCTTGGCAACTAGGACATATGGGTGTCATTCATGGAATGTATCATGACTTCAATTGGTTGGCTATGACATTAATTAGCATCTCTATGTTGTTAGCTTTTCTCTACATTATCATGGTCGTTATACGTCAAGATCATCGCCACGTAGCAGACTTATTAGCTGGAACGACGGTAGTAAAATAG
- a CDS encoding cell wall hydrolase, giving the protein MARVKYTDSDVALVARMMRAEAEGEGRLGMLMVGNVIVNRLKADCLDFEGLRAISHVIYQVQGGNYSFEAVQKGNVFYNRARSAEKRLAKQTLDYWREHPSKYSLWYFNPVGECPPTWYGQPFTGQYKQHCYYEPQANTCEGAYRW; this is encoded by the coding sequence ATGGCACGAGTAAAATATACAGACAGTGATGTAGCTTTAGTGGCAAGGATGATGAGGGCAGAAGCAGAAGGTGAAGGGCGACTAGGGATGCTTATGGTTGGTAATGTAATTGTAAATCGACTTAAAGCTGATTGCTTAGATTTTGAAGGTTTAAGGGCTATATCGCATGTAATTTATCAAGTACAAGGTGGAAATTATTCATTTGAAGCAGTACAAAAAGGAAATGTTTTTTATAATAGAGCAAGAAGTGCGGAAAAAAGATTAGCTAAACAAACTTTAGACTATTGGAGAGAGCATCCTTCCAAGTATTCTCTTTGGTATTTTAACCCAGTTGGTGAATGTCCACCTACCTGGTACGGTCAACCATTTACAGGGCAATATAAACAACATTGCTATTATGAACCACAGGCTAATACATGCGAAGGTGCTTATAGATGGTAA
- a CDS encoding amidohydrolase family protein, translating into MKIFDSHLHIIDKTFPLIENQGFIPATFTSQDYLNSVKNLNVVGGAVVSGSFQGFDQSYLVDTLQTLGKNFVGVTQLPYNSSDEEIIRLNELGVRGIRFNVNRGGSEDISHLDYFARRVYELANWHTELYINTESLTEIATTVEKLPAVSIDHLGLSKSGYPALLSLVEKGVKVKATGFGRIDFDPGEAIRTIYSINPDALMFGTDLPSTRAKRPFNISDIELLYDILEEEQVKKVLYENAMKWEFYGRLAP; encoded by the coding sequence ATGAAAATTTTTGATTCACATTTACATATTATTGACAAAACATTTCCATTGATTGAAAACCAAGGCTTTATTCCTGCTACTTTTACCAGTCAAGATTATCTTAACAGTGTAAAAAACTTAAATGTAGTAGGAGGTGCTGTTGTATCAGGCTCCTTTCAAGGATTTGATCAATCATATTTAGTTGACACTTTACAAACCCTTGGTAAAAATTTCGTTGGGGTAACTCAATTACCTTACAATTCATCAGATGAGGAAATTATTAGACTAAACGAATTGGGTGTGAGAGGCATTCGTTTTAATGTAAATCGTGGAGGCTCTGAGGATATATCACATTTGGATTATTTTGCGAGAAGAGTATATGAATTGGCGAATTGGCATACAGAGCTATACATTAATACTGAATCCTTAACGGAGATAGCAACAACAGTTGAAAAGCTTCCAGCGGTTTCAATAGATCACTTGGGGTTATCAAAAAGTGGCTATCCTGCACTTTTATCTCTAGTAGAAAAAGGTGTGAAAGTAAAAGCAACTGGTTTCGGAAGAATTGATTTTGATCCAGGAGAAGCAATTCGAACTATTTATTCCATAAATCCGGATGCGCTCATGTTTGGAACAGACCTACCTTCAACAAGGGCGAAAAGACCTTTTAATATTTCAGATATAGAATTGCTTTACGATATTCTTGAGGAAGAACAAGTTAAAAAAGTTTTATATGAAAATGCTATGAAGTGGGAGTTTTACGGACGATTAGCACCGTGA
- a CDS encoding permease prefix domain 1-containing protein — translation MDTIINYVDNMFASLPKSTEMRQLRDELLANMEEKYHELKLAGKTDNEAIGIVISEFGNIDEIIEEFGISQEDVVTQPLLTEQEVDEYLQVSKKSGQRIGIGAVLCIFGSAMFVLLLGLFENGYMNGLSMETGMYIGVILLLLCVATAVGLFIYSGMKLDKYKFISLKGNFDLPIDLKSKIKTMKDAYQPTFTTIMIVGVVLIILSPAVLLTMITFNEHLANFGVFIMLAIVSVAVYLFVYFGNMYAAYDKLLKDNSQQTKEKDEDRVIGAVASIIWPLAVIFFLISGFVYGQWYINWIVFPITGLLFAMFSGAYSILVRKAE, via the coding sequence ATGGATACCATTATTAATTACGTGGATAATATGTTTGCTTCATTACCTAAATCTACTGAAATGAGGCAGTTAAGGGATGAACTTTTAGCTAATATGGAAGAGAAGTATCATGAATTAAAGCTGGCTGGTAAAACGGATAATGAGGCAATTGGGATTGTTATTTCGGAATTCGGTAATATTGATGAAATAATCGAAGAGTTCGGCATTTCGCAAGAAGATGTCGTGACACAACCATTATTAACTGAGCAAGAAGTGGATGAATATCTTCAGGTAAGTAAAAAGTCAGGTCAAAGGATTGGAATTGGAGCGGTTTTGTGTATTTTCGGTTCAGCCATGTTTGTTCTTTTGCTAGGTTTATTTGAAAATGGATACATGAACGGCTTGTCTATGGAAACAGGAATGTATATAGGAGTAATTTTACTATTATTATGTGTAGCGACTGCGGTCGGCTTGTTTATCTATTCGGGAATGAAATTAGATAAGTATAAATTTATTAGTTTGAAAGGGAATTTTGATTTACCAATTGATTTAAAAAGTAAGATTAAAACAATGAAGGACGCTTACCAGCCAACTTTTACGACCATCATGATTGTTGGTGTTGTGCTTATAATATTATCTCCAGCTGTTCTTCTTACCATGATTACTTTTAATGAGCATTTAGCTAATTTTGGTGTGTTTATTATGTTAGCCATTGTATCAGTTGCAGTGTATTTATTCGTATATTTTGGTAATATGTATGCTGCATACGATAAACTGTTAAAGGATAATTCGCAACAAACAAAAGAAAAAGATGAAGATCGTGTCATAGGTGCCGTAGCTTCGATAATTTGGCCTTTAGCTGTCATCTTTTTCTTAATAAGCGGTTTCGTTTATGGCCAGTGGTATATTAATTGGATTGTGTTTCCTATTACGGGTCTGTTATTTGCTATGTTTAGTGGAGCTTATTCGATTTTGGTAAGAAAAGCTGAGTGA
- a CDS encoding carbohydrate kinase family protein — protein sequence MRNGIAIAGTVMVDEIKSVKGYPAKSELTTIEQMKRSMGGAVSNCSLSLAHIDPDLPIEIIAYVGEDEKGQYVYEGFSKYENIDLSKVKFTGDTPFTDVIFDEIDKTRTFYTYKGNSTAFNEDAFPLTEIKAKILHVAYVLLLDALDKEDEEYGTKLAKLLHHAQKEGIQTSIDIVSENKDRYEKVVPPALKYTNYCIVNEYEAGKSTGIELREQDDSLIGSNIKEALTTMKRMGVQDWVVIHAPEASFGYNGQTFYSLPSLLIDKNRIKGTVGAGDAYAAGILYSAEKGNSLYESMKIATASAASSLLEEDSASGVKDIHTLKGMYDNWEKREEIAFL from the coding sequence TTGCGTAATGGAATAGCAATTGCCGGTACTGTCATGGTCGATGAAATCAAATCAGTGAAAGGATACCCAGCTAAATCAGAATTAACGACGATTGAACAAATGAAGCGATCAATGGGAGGGGCTGTTTCTAACTGCTCGCTATCTTTGGCTCATATAGATCCAGATCTTCCGATTGAAATTATTGCTTATGTTGGAGAAGACGAGAAAGGTCAGTATGTGTATGAAGGCTTTTCAAAATATGAGAATATCGATTTAAGTAAGGTAAAGTTTACTGGTGATACGCCATTTACCGATGTTATTTTTGATGAAATCGATAAAACGAGAACTTTCTATACCTATAAAGGAAATTCTACTGCTTTTAACGAAGACGCCTTCCCACTCACTGAGATCAAAGCGAAAATTTTGCATGTTGCCTATGTCCTTTTGTTAGATGCCTTGGATAAAGAGGATGAAGAATATGGGACAAAGCTAGCAAAACTATTACACCATGCCCAAAAAGAAGGGATCCAAACATCGATTGATATCGTAAGCGAAAATAAAGATAGATATGAAAAGGTTGTGCCACCAGCTTTAAAATATACGAATTACTGCATTGTCAATGAATATGAAGCAGGAAAAAGTACTGGCATAGAATTGCGGGAGCAGGATGATAGTTTGATAGGAAGTAACATAAAAGAAGCGTTGACTACAATGAAGAGGATGGGGGTGCAAGATTGGGTAGTCATTCATGCACCAGAAGCTAGCTTTGGGTATAACGGGCAAACATTTTACAGTTTACCTTCTCTACTGATCGATAAAAATAGAATCAAAGGTACAGTTGGAGCTGGTGATGCCTATGCAGCCGGTATTCTATATAGTGCAGAAAAAGGTAATTCACTTTATGAATCTATGAAAATTGCCACCGCCAGTGCTGCTTCCTCTTTGTTAGAAGAAGATAGTGCTTCCGGTGTGAAAGATATACACACATTAAAGGGGATGTATGATAACTGGGAGAAACGAGAAGAAATTGCTTTTTTATAA
- a CDS encoding sugar ABC transporter ATP-binding protein produces MSAELLSMNRITKSFPGVNALKEVAFHLKPGEVHALLGENGAGKSTLIKVLGGIYQSDDGEIFVNGRKVNIEKVTDAQKNGISIIHQEIVLVPYLSIAENIYLGREPLTSTGFIDMEKMIKDSKKYLDDFGLDLNPRMIIKGLTVAQQQMIEIIKAVSFEAKIIVMDEPTSSLTDKEVKALFQTVRRLKKQQVGIIYISHRMEELFEITDRITVMRDGEYIGTVETKESTHDELVAMMVGRSLSNIYYREKGWKTTEKVLEVNQLSRKGVVEDISFDLKKGEILGFSGLVGAGRSELMRCLFGVDAYDEGEILLNGKRVTINQPNDAMKHGLAYVPESRKDQGLFLSKAVDYNMSIKILDQFMKGLRVDDKVEQKQVDYYIDELNIKTPHSKQTVRNLSGGNQQKVLISRWLATKPSVLILDEPTRGVDVGAKFEIYSIMQKLVEEGVSIIMISSDLPEVIHMSDRVVVMYKGKVGKILEGNDIKQEQIMYYATGGGKR; encoded by the coding sequence ATGAGTGCAGAGCTATTAAGTATGAATCGTATCACCAAGTCATTTCCAGGAGTGAACGCATTAAAAGAAGTAGCTTTTCATCTGAAGCCTGGTGAAGTGCATGCTTTGCTAGGAGAGAACGGTGCAGGGAAATCAACTTTAATTAAAGTTTTAGGTGGGATCTATCAGTCGGATGACGGGGAAATTTTTGTCAATGGCAGGAAAGTGAATATAGAGAAGGTTACTGATGCGCAAAAAAACGGGATCAGTATTATCCACCAAGAAATTGTACTCGTTCCTTATTTATCAATTGCAGAGAATATTTATCTGGGAAGAGAACCATTAACAAGCACCGGATTTATTGATATGGAAAAAATGATAAAGGATTCTAAAAAGTATTTAGATGATTTTGGTCTGGACTTGAACCCAAGAATGATCATTAAAGGATTGACGGTGGCACAACAACAAATGATAGAGATTATTAAAGCAGTCTCCTTTGAAGCTAAGATCATAGTGATGGATGAGCCGACTTCTTCGTTAACAGATAAAGAAGTAAAGGCATTATTCCAGACCGTTCGCCGTTTAAAAAAACAACAGGTTGGCATCATCTATATCTCTCACCGTATGGAGGAGTTATTTGAGATTACCGATCGTATTACAGTGATGAGAGATGGTGAATATATCGGAACAGTGGAGACGAAGGAAAGCACTCATGATGAGTTAGTTGCGATGATGGTAGGTCGGAGCTTAAGCAATATATATTATCGGGAGAAAGGATGGAAGACCACGGAAAAGGTATTAGAGGTTAACCAACTTTCAAGGAAAGGTGTCGTTGAAGATATTAGTTTTGATTTAAAAAAAGGAGAGATTCTAGGCTTTTCAGGTTTAGTTGGGGCAGGCAGGTCGGAGTTGATGAGGTGTCTGTTTGGTGTTGATGCTTATGATGAAGGTGAAATCCTGTTGAATGGCAAGCGGGTAACAATAAACCAGCCTAATGATGCGATGAAACATGGATTAGCTTATGTGCCGGAAAGCAGAAAGGACCAGGGTTTGTTTCTGTCTAAAGCAGTGGATTACAATATGTCGATCAAAATTCTAGATCAATTTATGAAAGGCTTACGAGTAGACGATAAAGTCGAACAGAAACAGGTAGATTATTATATTGATGAGCTAAATATTAAAACACCCCATTCGAAACAGACGGTAAGAAATTTAAGTGGTGGAAACCAACAGAAGGTACTGATATCAAGGTGGTTAGCCACAAAACCGAGTGTATTAATTCTAGATGAGCCGACAAGAGGAGTAGATGTTGGAGCAAAGTTTGAAATTTACTCGATTATGCAAAAACTGGTCGAAGAAGGGGTTTCGATTATAATGATTTCTTCTGATCTGCCAGAAGTTATTCATATGAGTGATCGAGTGGTTGTGATGTATAAAGGGAAAGTCGGAAAAATTTTAGAGGGAAACGATATAAAACAAGAACAAATCATGTATTACGCTACAGGGGGTGGAAAAAGATGA